Proteins from a single region of Diorhabda sublineata isolate icDioSubl1.1 chromosome 2, icDioSubl1.1, whole genome shotgun sequence:
- the LOC130440849 gene encoding vacuolar protein sorting-associated protein VTA1 homolog, with amino-acid sequence MVKFPPVPAEVKPIAHLLKLADEHDERNIVIAYWARMAACLLALQLVPTKKSPQTAELIRSLLDWLEQVKKANADNEGITSDTIAQSLIEEYALRLFNYADHQDREQIFNKNTIKTFYKAGILMDVLDQFGPLPDDIREKRKYAKWKAAYIHNCLKAGDTPLPGPPRPFNSQEDDGIVHNSQLTDEELATFTKYTGPVNFDEARKPKVDTSPPPDDLIPFNPPKPLLPPDNSNFNPAPAPSPVTPQFPTNTLPSDTPQDPSPFDSTPSIPSSSQASTPASISTPPVVKPTPTGYIPTPEVIQKAQKYSKFATSALNYDDTKNAIDYLQKAMNLLQFGKEE; translated from the exons atggtaaaatttCCTCCTGTACCGGCAGAGGTTAAACCGATAGCTCATCTATTAAAATTAGCCGATGAACATGACGAAAGAAATATAGTTATAGCTTATTGGG CTCGTATGGCAGCTTGTTTATTAGCTCTTCAACTAGTACCAACCAAAAAGAGTCCACAAACTGCAGAATTAATACGAAGTTTACTGGATTGGTTAGAACAGGTTAAAAAAGCTAATGCAGATAACGAGGGAATAACAAGTGATACCATAGCACAATCCCTTATAGAAGAATATGCTTTACGTTTGTTCAATTATGCTGACCATCAGGATCGTGAGCAGATATTTAACaa AAACACcatcaaaactttttataaagcAGGTATATTGATGGATGTTTTGGATCAATTTGGTCCTCTTCCTGATGATATAagagaaaaacgaaaatatgCTAAATGGAAGGCTGCTTACATTCACAATTGTCTTAAAGCTGGAGATACTCCATTACCAGGTCCTCCCAGACCTTTCAATTCACAAGAAGATGACGGCATTGTTCATAATAGCCAGTTGACTGATGAGGAACTAGCTACGTTCACTAAATACACAGGACCTGTGAATTTTGATG aagcCAGGAAACCGAAAGTGGATACATCTCCTCCACCAGATGATCTAATTCCATTCAACCCACCAAAACCGTTACTACCACcagataattcaaattttaatccTGCTCCAGCTCCATCTCCAGTAACTCCGCAGTTTCCTACAAACACTCTACCTTCTGACACTCCGCAAGATCCATCTCCATTTGATTCGACTCCTTCTATACCATCTTCTTCACAAGCTTCTACACCAGCTAGCATTTCTACACCCCCAGTTGTCAAACCTACCCCTACCGGTTACATACCGACCCCGGAAGTAATACAGAAGGcacaaaaatattctaaatttgcaACATCAGCTTTGAATTATGATGATACCAAGAATGCTATTGATTATCTTCAGAAAGCCATGAATTTACTCCAGTTTGGTAAAGAAgagtaa
- the LOC130440848 gene encoding iron-sulfur clusters transporter ABCB7, mitochondrial: MATVLNLSKFHLILLNHNLRFITYKRKLSFNLHKKKILNPYIVGTCSVQKDYTTKLEKNTESKTAQGSILAGIISKTNNSAPKPQPIRGCFHPGASALARESIPLKNHTPVTGFQMIQSMLQYIWPANDQYLRNRVKLAVSLLVGAKLMNVCVPFIFKYSVDYLNVGHTLNMDTAPETVATIATSLLLGYGIARASAAGFNELRNAVFAKVAQHSIRKIAKNVFLHLHNLDLAFHLQRQTGALSKTIDRGSRGINFVLTAMVFNIVPTIFELALVSSILGIKCGAIFAGISLGCVSIYTFYTLIITQWRTQFRIFMNKAENEAGNKAIDSLINYETVKYFNNEKYEAERYDSSLKKYESASLKTASSLALLNFGQNAIFSAALSGIMILAANEILKGNMTVGDLVMVNGLLFQLSIPLGFLGSVYREIRQALIDMQTMFTLMAMDSAVKSKPNAPYLHVDTKNSIIKFENVCFDYGSGKEIFKDLNLTIEPGKKVAIVGGSGSGKSTLVRLLYRFYEPSKGRILIGNQDIRDVDLESLRRSIAIVPQDSVLFHDTIRHNLHYGDLRAGNEEVIKAAQLAEIHDSIISWPEGYDTQVGERGLKLSGGEKQRVAIARAILKNSPILIFDEATSSLDSITEHNILLALRNATKGRTSICIAHRLSTIMDADEIIVLENGRVANTGTHKSLLESNEGLYWKLWSTQNQTHKFNEKLL; encoded by the exons ATGGCTACCGTATTAAATTTaagtaaatttcatttaatactATTAAATCATAATTTAAGATTTATtacatacaaaagaaaattatcatttaatttgCATAAAAAGAAGATATTAAACCCATATATAGTTGGAACATGTTCTGTACAAAAG gatTACACtacaaaacttgaaaaaaatacagaaagcAAAACTGCCCAGGGTAGTATTTTGGCAGGAATTATAAGTAAAACGAACAACAGTGCTCCAAAGCCTCAACCAATTAGAGGATGTTTTCACCCAGGAGCTTCAGCTTTAGCGAGAGAATCTATACCTTTAAAAAATCATACACCTGTTACGGGATTTCAAATGATACAAAGCATGTTACAATACATTTGGCCTGCAAATGAccaatatttacgaaatagggTGAAATTAGCAGTGTCTTTACTAGTCGGAGCCAAGCTAATGAATGTTTGtgttccttttatttttaaatattccgTGGATTATTTGAATGTTGGACATACTTTAAATATGGATACAGCTCCTGAGACGGTAGCCACAATAGCAACTAGTTTATTATTAGGGT atggTATAGCTAGAGCAAGTGCTGCAGGTTTTAATGAATTAAGAAATGCAGTTTTTGCCAAAGTTGCTCAACATTCCATTAGAAAAATAGCGAAAAATGTGTTTCTCCATCTCCACAATCTAGATCTGGCCTTTCATTTACAACGACAAACAg GTGCTCTTTCCAAGACAATAGATAGGGGATCAAGaggtataaattttgtattaacaGCTATGGTGTTCAATATTGTTCCTACGATTTTTGAACTTGCCTTGGTTTCTTCCATATTGGGAATTAAATGTGGAGCTATATTTGCAG GTATTTCATTGGGTTGTGTTAGTATTTACACGTTTTATACTTTAATTATAACACAATGGAGAACGCAGTTtagaatatttatgaataaagcTGAAAACGAGGCAGGAAATAAAGCTATTGATTCactaataaattatgaaaccgTAAAg tactttaataatgaaaaatacgaAGCGGAAAGATACGATAGttcgttgaaaaaatatgaatccgCCAGTTTGAAAACAGCATCTAGCTTAGCTTTGTTAAATTTTGGACAGAACGCTATATTCAGTGCAGCCTTAAGTGGAATTATGATTTTGGCTGCTAATGAAATTCTCAAAG GTAATATGACTGTGGGAGATTTGGTTATGGTAAACGGATTATTGTTTCAACTGTCGATACCGTTAGGATTCCTGGGAAGTGTATATAGAGAAATTAGACAAGCCCTTATAGATATGCAAACCATGTTCACACTTATGGCTATGGATAGTGCCGTTAAG aGTAAACCTAATGCGCCTTATTTACATGTCGatacaaaaaattctataataaaattcgaaaatgtaTGCTTCGATTATGGATCCGgaaaggaaatttttaaagatttaaattTAACTATTGAGCCAGGAAAGAAAGTTGCCATTGTAGGTGGATCGGGATCAGg gaAATCAACTCTCGTTCGTCTACTATATCGATTTTACGAACCTTCAAAAGGGAGGATACTAATCGGTAATCAGGATATCCGTGATGTAGATTTGGAAAGTTTACGACGTTCAATAGCCATAGTACCACAAGATAGTGTTCTATTTCATGATACTATTAG aCACAACTTACATTATGGTGACCTACGTGCTGGTAATGAAGAAGTCATTAAAGCAGCGCAATTGGCGGAAATTCACGATTCAATAATAAGTTGGCCCGAAGGTTACGATACACAAGTCGGTGAAAGGGGGTTAAAATTAAGCGGGGGAGAAAAACAGAGAGTAGCGATAGCCAGAGCCATTTTGAAGAATTCTCCCATTCTAATATTCGATGAAGCTACAAGCTCACTGGATTCTATAACTGAGCat AATATCCTTCTGGCATTGAGGAATGCAACTAAAGGTCGAACTAGTATTTGTATAGCTCACCGTCTCAGTACGATCATGGATGCTGATGAAATTATAGTTTTGGAAAATGGACGAGTTGCAAATACTGGTACACATAAATCTTTACTCGAGAGTAACGAAGGTCTTTATTGGAAATTATGGAGTACTCAAAATCAAACTCATAAgttcaatgaaaaattactttaa